TATCTGGCCATCTATAACGGCAACAGGTGCCACATGGCTCTCGGTGGCCTCACGCCTCAGCAGTCCCTCCAGCGACTGCTGATCGCTGAATGACCTGGTGAGAAAACACAGCTAGGCGGGATGTCAAATGTCGCCGACTGTGAGGAAGCATTTGCCATTCTCAATGCCTGTGCATTTGATCTGATGACAGAACTCGTCTCCAGGAATTCAAAAAGGCACATGACACATAGAAGGACCTTCATACAGTGCCAACATGAGATGGCGAAGGCAGGCAGAAGCAATTCGTTGTTATGCCATGGGATACACTCTGACGTTTTGCCGAACATCAAGATCCAGCGGACGGGAGCGGCAATACAGTGTCATGAGCACCTTCTGTTCCCGCCGCTGATCTTAAGCGTTATCCGTATCCAGCAAGCAGTTGACACGAGGCTGCGCCTGGTACTAGGTAGTAGTACCATTATGGGATGAAGCGGAAGCACCAGCGCACCCTTGAGCTGATCTTCTCCCGGCCTGTAAGCGGCAGCTTGCCGTGGAGGGACATCGAAGCCCTGTTTCAGGAGCTTGGCGGGGAGGTAAGTGAGAGGGCAGGCAGCCGGGTCGCGGTCGTTCTGTTTGGCGATGTCAAGGTCTTCCACAGACCCCACCCATCGCCCGATACAGACAAGGGTGCTGTGGCTTCTATCCGCAAATGGTTCGAAGAACACGGAGTGACACCATGAATCTGATGAATGTGGACGGCTACCACGCCAAGATTGAGTACGACGAGGAAACAGATCAGTTTCGCGGGGAAATTCTGGGAATCGCTGGAGGAGCGGACTTCTATGGATCAAGCCCGGATGAGCTTCGTCGAGAATTCAAGAAATCACTGGAGGTTTTTCTTGAAGTGTGCAAGGAGAAAGGAATCGAGCCACGTAGACAGTATTCTGGCAGGTTCAATCTGCGAATTCCTCCTGAACTGCATGAGAAGCTGGCGATGACGGCAGAGGTGCAGGGGAAGAGTCTGAACACCCTCGCTCAGGAAGCACTGCAGAGAAGTGTCACGGCATAGGGGAGCGGATAACATGCCCCTCGAGTGGTCAGGCCACCATAAAGTTCTCACCCATAGCCCATTCTTCTTGCCTGCCACTCAGGGGCAGCGTTCGAAGGATGTGGCGTTCTTGATGGGAGCCAACAAGGCAGCGTTGCGCGACCGTAGCCAGAAGGCTACAGTTGGTGGATGGTTGAAGTCCGCCAGACAGAGCGGTTCGTCCGATGGCTTGCGGGTCTGCGTGATCTGAGAGCCCGGGCGAAGGTTCTGGCCAGGATCGAGCGTCTCATCGGCGGCAATCCTGGCGACGTAAAGCCCGTTGGGGCTGGTGTCTCGGAGTTGCGGATCAACTACGGCCCTGAATACAGGGTCTACTTCCTGCAGAGAGGAACCGATTTGATCATCCTTTTAGCCGGCGGAGACAAGAGCTCACAAGCCAAGGACATTGATGAGGCCCTTCGTTTAGCAAGCAACCTGACGGAGGAGATCTGATGAAAGCCACGACAATCCCCTACGACGTTGCCGAGCATCTTCGAACGCAAGAGGAGATGGCGGCCTACCTGGAAGCCTGCATCGAGGAGGCGGATGGAGATGCTGCGTTCATTGCCAAGGCCCTGGGTGACATCGCAAGGGCCCAGGGGATGACCCAGGTGGCCAGAGACTCAGGACTTTCGAGGGAGAGTCTCTACGAGTTTGCAGAAAAAATCTCGTCGCGAGGCGAGTTCTCCCCCTCCGTGACCCAGCCAGCTGGTCATGGCGAGGCGATTATTGGAATGACTCAGGCTCGCTGTGAGTCCCTGATCCTCGGGATTGGTACCTCGCTCGACGCTGAATCTCCTCGCAGGCTCCCATCTCTGGAGAACGGCCTGTTCATGCCATCGCCTCCACAGGCCTGAGCAGGTTGCTCAGGCGGATCAGGTTGTAGGCGATCACATGCAGTCCGAACATGGCACTGACATTGGCCTGGCCGCGCAGCTTGAACTGGCGCAGGCCGCCGAACTGCTTGATCCAGCCGAAAACCTTCTCGATGCCGCGGCGTGCATGGATCGACTTGGCATAGCCCTCATGGCGAGTGGTGCGGCCATCGATGGCGGAGCCGCCGGAGCGTCCTGCGTTCTGGGCGACATGCGGGGTAACGCCGATCCGTCGCATCTCTGCGACGAATCCATGGGTGTCGTAGTTCTTGTCAGCACCGATGGTTTTCTGGTGGTGCCCGGGGAGATCGGCGGCCATCTCCTTGGCCGCATCCCGTTCGCCGTAGCCGTCAGCCTGGGTCACCCGGCAATCCACCACCAGGGCATGGCGGTTGTCCATGAGCACATGCCCCCGGTAGCTGGGCAGGGCCGGGTGAACATTCGACTTGCGGGCCAGAAGAGCGTCGGGATCCGTGCCGGAGCGATGGGTCTTGTTGCTGAGACGCACCCCGCGGAAGTCGCCCTTGGCCCGCTTCCTGCCATCCTTGGCCGCCCCGAATCCCTCGCCAGGGCCTGATGGCGGAGGCGGCGGGTCATCCTCTCCGTCGATTCGCTCCAGGGAGGCATGTGAGGCCCAGGCTTGGAGCAGGGTGCCATCGACGGAGAAGTGTTCATTGCTGAGCAGCGGTTTCACCTCCGGTGCCGCCATCAGCTTCTCCAGGAACCGGCCCATCAACTGCTCGTTGAGCAGCCGCTCACGATTCTTGGTGAACGTGGTCGGATGCCAGATCGGATCGTCAGGACTCAAGCCCACAAACCAGCGGAACAGCAGGTTGTAGTCGAGCTGCTCCAGCAGCAGGCGCTCCGAACGGATCCCGTAGAACGCCTGCAGCAGTGAGGCCAGCAGCAATTGCTCAGGCGGTATCGATGGCCTGCCTTCTGAGGCATAGAGATGGCAGAAGGTGGGATTGAGGCGATCGAGAGCCTGATCCGCCAGCTTGCGAATCCGCCGCAGCGGATGGCCGGCCGGAATCCGCTCCTCGATCGAGACGTAGGAGAACAGTGAGCCTGTGCGCTCCTGCTGACCACGCATCAAGCCTGAGGCGGATACTCCATTTTCGCAGGGGTGGGCGGGTTTTTCAGCGAACTCCTACAAGGCCTTGTCTGGAGAGCGCAGTCCCAGCTTTGACACAATCCTGAGGGTGGTCGCGGCCCTGGGCCTGAAGTTGAGCGCGAGTGTGAGAAGTGAAGCGGAGGTGACTTGAGCTTTACAGATGAGGCGTAGGTCCGCAAACGCTGCCTGTTGAGATGCGACACCTTCGAACAAGCCCCTGGAGCGGGCAGGCCGCCGCCGAGTCTGTTTCGATAGCGATAGCTTCTTGCCTGCCACTCAGGGGCAGCGTTATACGTATCGCTAAGCTTTCAGCTATCAAGCAAGGAACCTGCAAGGTCTGATGTTGAAGCCAGATTCATTCGAAATCGCTGCTGCCCTTCAAGAGCTACGCAAGCGGTGGGAGAACGTCTTAAATGCTCGTTATCAGACATGGCCAGGGCATTTCAGTGGCTTAATGACCTTTATGAGAGACAATCCTTATCTCGCCGATATTCTAAAGGAAGCTAGTCAGCAAAGTGCCGTCGCTTTTCGTGACTGGTGGTCCGAGTTCCAGGCAACAGGAAACTCTTTTGTTGGGACAAAGTCATATTCTATACCCACAGACAATACCACCAGGGCAGTGCTCTTTTATCAGTTCCTGGAGGAGATTGAGGCAGGGAGGATTGACCTTCAAAGATTTTGCGTTGATGCCTATGGGGCATCAAAGTTTCAAGATATGTCGGATACGTTCAACCGTGAGATTGTGTCCCATGTAGTGGGAGAGATGGAAAGGAAGTTGATTGATCTACAAAGCACTATAAGTAGTTCTCGGCTTGCAGACGAAGATCCTCCAGAAGTTGGAAAGGTGGCATACGTGAGCTCACGGCGAATAGAAGAACTTAGATCACTGACCCCGCAGGGCTTTGATTTATCAAGACTGGTTCGCCTGCTTGAAGAGCTCAACTCTAACTACGAGAACAGCTGCTTCATGAGTTGCGCCATGCTAGTCAGGGCAATCACCGATCACATCCCTCCAATCTTCAATAAATCAACCTTCGGAGAGGTTGCCTCAAATTATGGAGGAAGGTCATTCAAGGATTCAATGGAATATCTTGATCGCGGCCTTCGAAAGATTGCCGATAATCAACTTCATTCCCAGATTCGTCACAAAGAGTCTTTGCCAACAGCTCAGCAAGTTCATTTCTCCCAGATGCTTGACGTACTACTCGGCGAGATTATTATCCTACTTTCTAGATGAGAACGTATAACAACGCCATCCACCAGAGCCGCCACCGAGGGATGTCTCAAGTCGCGTAATCAATCAGCGGCCTGGTGATGGCGGGCGTTAGATGCACAGCCACTCAGGCCGGACTAGCAACTGAAGACACAGGAAAACAGAAGTGTTGAATACATATCCATCGCTGCAGGGCCTTGATCTGAGTGAAATGGGCTTGATTATGCACCGCCACCCCCATTCGTTCATGGAGGCCAATTGATGACTAGCATGGTAAAATCAACCTTTAACAGATCTAGCGCAACTCCCCTAAAACTGGTTCCTCAATGGCACTGCAGCGCCTAACAGCAAAGAATCTCACCGTCTTCACTAAGGCTGACTTGACCTTTGGCAAGGGGCTAAATGTAATTGTTGGCGAGAATGGCGCCGGCAAGACACACCTTTTAAAACTGGCCTATTCAGTGATTGCAACTTTCTGGGAAGAAGGAAGGAAGCCGAGTCCAACTACACCTACGAAGACTCATCTGCAGGTCAAACTCGCAGACAAGCTAGTCAATGTCTTCCGCCCGGAGGCACTCGGGCGATTGACTCGCAGAAAGCCTGGACGGGAAAGATGTGATGTAAGCCTTAAGTTCACAGACAGCAAGCACAACATATCCTTTAGCTTTGCCACCAACAGTAAGACCGAAGTTGCACTTGAAGTGACCCCAAGTTCTTGGCTAGAAGTGTCTGCCGCCTACTTCCCGACACGGGAGCTGCTCACAATCTTTCCCAACTTCGTCTCAGTTTACGAGGGACACTATCTTGAGTTTGAAGAGACTTGGAGGGATACCTGCTTAATGTTAGGCGAGCCTCTACAAAGAGGGCCTAGAGAAAAGCGCATTCAAGAACTCTTAGCGCCTATCGAGGATGCTATGGGGGGAAAGATTGAGCTCGATAAAGTTGGGCGCTTTTATCTCAGCACTCCAAATGGACGACTGGAGATGCCTCTAGTCGCAGAGGGCCTGCGGAAGCTTGGAATGCTTGCAAGGTTGGTTGCGACTGGAAGCTTGCTGGACAAAGGTTTCTTGTTTTGGGATGAGCCGGAAGCGAATCTTAATCCTATGCTAATTAAACAGGTAGCAAAAAGCATTCTGTCTCTAAGTTCATCAGGCATTCAGGTCTTTTTGGCAACTCACA
This portion of the Cyanobium sp. NIES-981 genome encodes:
- a CDS encoding type II toxin-antitoxin system HicA family toxin gives rise to the protein MKRKHQRTLELIFSRPVSGSLPWRDIEALFQELGGEVSERAGSRVAVVLFGDVKVFHRPHPSPDTDKGAVASIRKWFEEHGVTP
- a CDS encoding addiction module antidote protein; the protein is MKATTIPYDVAEHLRTQEEMAAYLEACIEEADGDAAFIAKALGDIARAQGMTQVARDSGLSRESLYEFAEKISSRGEFSPSVTQPAGHGEAIIGMTQARCESLILGIGTSLDAESPRRLPSLENGLFMPSPPQA
- a CDS encoding type II toxin-antitoxin system RelE/ParE family toxin, with the translated sequence MVEVRQTERFVRWLAGLRDLRARAKVLARIERLIGGNPGDVKPVGAGVSELRINYGPEYRVYFLQRGTDLIILLAGGDKSSQAKDIDEALRLASNLTEEI
- a CDS encoding ATP/GTP-binding protein, translating into MALQRLTAKNLTVFTKADLTFGKGLNVIVGENGAGKTHLLKLAYSVIATFWEEGRKPSPTTPTKTHLQVKLADKLVNVFRPEALGRLTRRKPGRERCDVSLKFTDSKHNISFSFATNSKTEVALEVTPSSWLEVSAAYFPTRELLTIFPNFVSVYEGHYLEFEETWRDTCLMLGEPLQRGPREKRIQELLAPIEDAMGGKIELDKVGRFYLSTPNGRLEMPLVAEGLRKLGMLARLVATGSLLDKGFLFWDEPEANLNPMLIKQVAKSILSLSSSGIQVFLATHSLFLLREIEILTSQQPFDGLSARFFGLHKDADGSVSVSQGDSIDEIGDITSLDEELAQSDRFIEA
- a CDS encoding IS5 family transposase, which gives rise to MRGQQERTGSLFSYVSIEERIPAGHPLRRIRKLADQALDRLNPTFCHLYASEGRPSIPPEQLLLASLLQAFYGIRSERLLLEQLDYNLLFRWFVGLSPDDPIWHPTTFTKNRERLLNEQLMGRFLEKLMAAPEVKPLLSNEHFSVDGTLLQAWASHASLERIDGEDDPPPPPSGPGEGFGAAKDGRKRAKGDFRGVRLSNKTHRSGTDPDALLARKSNVHPALPSYRGHVLMDNRHALVVDCRVTQADGYGERDAAKEMAADLPGHHQKTIGADKNYDTHGFVAEMRRIGVTPHVAQNAGRSGGSAIDGRTTRHEGYAKSIHARRGIEKVFGWIKQFGGLRQFKLRGQANVSAMFGLHVIAYNLIRLSNLLRPVEAMA
- a CDS encoding type II toxin-antitoxin system HicB family antitoxin yields the protein MNLMNVDGYHAKIEYDEETDQFRGEILGIAGGADFYGSSPDELRREFKKSLEVFLEVCKEKGIEPRRQYSGRFNLRIPPELHEKLAMTAEVQGKSLNTLAQEALQRSVTA